A window of Flavobacterium psychrophilum genomic DNA:
GCCTTAAAAGCATCGCTTAAGAAAGACAACTTTCAGTTTGACACCGAGACTGAAAAATCGCTTAAGGCTGTAATGGAAGTTGCTAAAAAAGAAAAGATAGATGCAAGTATTTCGGCAGAATACCAGCAACTGCTTACTGCACTGCAAAAAAGCGAAGAGAAAGAGCTTAACCTGCACAAACAGGAAATAAAGCAATTACTTACCGATGAGCTTATAAAACGCTACCAATACAAAGAAGGGTTGTATAAATACTATACTACAAGTAATACCGAGATACAGAAATCGGCGGCATTGCTTGCTAATAGTGCAGAATATAACAAGATACTTAAAAAGTAAAACCATAATCCCTTGCCTTTTAGGCAGGGGATATTAATTTATAACCTTATGGAACCGATTATTCAGCCGGAAGATTTGTTAGAACTTGTAAAAACTACCGACGTTGTAATTGTAGATGCCGGAAGCAGTATAAGCTATGGTACACAACATCTTAAGGGTGCTGTATATGCAGATCTTAATCTGGATCTTGCCGCTGTGCCCGAAGATGCCGCAAAAGGAGGGAGGCACCCGTTGCCTGATCCTGCTTATTTCGGTCAGGTTTTATCGCGTTTGGGTATAACCCCGCAAAGTCATGTAGTGGTTTACGATGATAAAAACGGCGCACTGGCAGCTGCTCGTTTTTGGTGGATGCTAAGGGCAGCAGGGCATGAAAAGGTTCAGGTGCTTAACGGCGGACTAACGGCTGCTGTAAAAGCGGGCTTTCCGCTTAGCGACCTCGTGGAAATGCCAATTCCGGTTGCTGAATATACTTTTGCCGATTGGAACCTTCCGCAAGCGTATATGGATGAGGTAGAAACAGCTGCATTAGGTACAGAACATGTAGTTATAGACGTTAGGGAAGCTGCACGCTACAGAGGTGAAACAGAACCAATAGATCTTATAGCGGGACATATACCCGGTGCTATAAATTTGCCGTATGCCGGTAACTTAGATGAAAACGGATTGTTTATAAAACCCGAGATCATAGGCCAGAAATATGTAGATGAGCTAAAAGGTGTAAATGCTGCTAACTCCATAATACATTGCGGGTCTGGAGTAACGGCCTGCCATACTATATTGGCTATGAATTATGCCGGCCTGCCAATGCCAAAACTATATGTTGGCTCATGGAGCGAATGGTCGCGAAATGATAAAAATATAGCGTCAGGCAGTTAAGTAATCGATTGAAATTCTGTCGAGTAAACCTTGTCTTTTTTTTTCAGGTTAAATATTATGGGATTAACGGTCTCATTTTGTAAAAACACATACCTTTGCTCTTTAATTCAAATTTATCGTGAGCACCAATCACATACAACTCAACAAGGTAACGCTTGGCGGATTGCTAGTTACCCTGGGAATTATTTACGGAGATATAGGAACTTCCCCCCTATACGTTATGAAGGCAATAATAGGTTCCCAGCCTATTGATCAACAGGTTGTACTTGGCGCCCTCTCCTGTATCTTCTGGACTCTTACACTGCAAACCACAGTTAAGTATGTTTACCTAACCCTTAAGGCCGATAACAAAGGTGAGGGTGGTATCTTTTCACTGTACACACTTGTAAAGCGTCTTAAGAAAAAAGGACTTATAGTACCTGCAATAATTGGTGGTAGTGCGCTGTTGGCAGACGGCATTATCACACCTCCCATATCGGTATCGTCTGCCATAGAAGGTATTAAAACCTATCAGCCAAACCTTGATACGGTGCCTATTGTTATAGGAATACTATTTGTGCTTTTCTTTATACAGAAATTTGGAAGTAAATTTATTGGTAAGTTTTTCGGGCCAATGATGCTTATATGGTTTGGTATGCTTGGAGTACTTGGATTTATCCCTTTGGTGGAAAATATTTACGTTCTTAAAGCGCTTAATCCATACTACGCATTCCATTTACTAACCATTCACCATGAAGGGTTTTATGTACTTGGCTTTGTTTTTCTGTGTACCACTGGTGCAGAAGCGTTATACAGCGACATGGGTCACTGCGGCAGGGGCAATATTCGTGTAAGTTGGGGTTTTGTAAAAGCCATGCTTGTAGTTAACTATTTTGGGCAGGGTGCTTTTCTTATAGCAAATTCAGGCAAGACACTTATTGATCTTAGTGGCGGAGACATTAAAAATCCTGCCAACCCTTTCTATTTGTTGATGCCGGACTGGTTTCTTCCGTTTGGAATTGCCATTGCTACATCGGCCGCTGTAATTGCATCACAGGCATTAATAAGCGGATCGTTTACACTTATATCAGAAGCGATGAGGTTAAACTTCTGGCCAAAAGTATCGGTTAAATTTCCGACAGAACTTAAAGGTCAGCTATACATACCGTCAATTAACTGGCTCCTTTTCCTGGGGTGTGTTTTTATAGTGCTCCATTTTAGGGAATCGGGCAATATGGAAGCGGCTTACGGTCTTGCGATTGTGTTGTGTATGTTAATGACTACCACATTACTTGGATATTATATGGTAATGAAACGATATAACAAGCTACTTATACTGATAGTAATAAGTGTGTATTTTGCAATAGAGATATCTTTCCTTATTGCTAACATAAGCAAGTTTCATCATGGCGGTTACGTATCACTTGGTATTGCAGGATTGCTGGCTATAATAATGGCGGTATGGTTCTCTGCAAAGCGAATCCGTAGTGAGTACACTGAGTTTACTAAAATTGCCAATTATAAAACTGTATTGTCTGAGCTTAGCAACGATATGTCTATTCCTAAATATGCAACGCACCTTGTATACATGACTAATGCACAGTTGGGAGATGAAATTGAATCTAAAATCATTTATTCGATACTTCAAAAAAGACCAAAGCGAGCCGATATATATTGGTTTGTGCATGTAAATGTTGTAGACGAACCGTACAAAATGGACTATCGCGTACGCGAAATTATGAAGGATGATGTTATTCGTGTAGACTTCTATTTAGGCTTTAGGGTGGCGCCAAGAATTAACCTAATGTTTAAGCAGGTAGTTCGCGACATGGTAAAACGAAGCGAAGTAGATATTACCAGCCGTTACGAGTCACTTAACCGTAACAATGTAATCGGTGATTTTAAATTTGTAATTATAGAAAAATTCCTTTCGTACGATAACGAGTTGCCATGGTATGAGAGGATAATATTAGATATTTACTTTATCCTGAAAAAGATCAGCCTTTCTGAAGGACGTGCTTTTGGGCTTGATAGCAGTTCTGTTAAAGTAGAAAAATTCCCTATAGTTATTCACCCGCCGGAAGACTTCACACTAAATAGGATAGAAGACTGTCCCGGAAAAGACCATCACCAGCAATAGATGAAATCACTTTACTTATTACTCACCTTTTTAATTACTTACATTGCAGCTGGACAGGAAGAGACTGTTTATTCGGTCTACTTTGATGTAAACAAATATAATCTTGACGATAAGCAGGGCAATAATGTTGTTGCATTTATTAAAGCTATAGATACGGCACGTATAGAAACGATACAGATCTATGGCTATTGCGACGACCGGGGTAAGGATGAATATAATTTTAAGCTTTCTACCAACAGGGCAAATACCATAAGGGATACCCTTTTAGGCAGAGGGATAAAGAACAAAATTATCGTAACGATAGAAGGTAAGGGACGTATCTTACTGGAAGAAGACATTGATAATGTAAGCGAGGCACGTTCTAAGAACCGCCGTGTAGACGTTACAGTGAACTTTAAGCCACTTCCCCCACCCAAATTAGAGCCGGGGGTGTATAATGCCCTTAAAAAGGATTTAATCGTGGGAGACCGCATTTATCTTGACAATATACTTTTTGAACGTGGCAGCAGTAAACTAACTACAAAATCTAAGCTTGAGCTTGATAAAATGGTGCGCTTTCTTCAGAAATACAAAACCATTAAGTTTGAGATACAGGGGCATATATGCTGTACGCCTACATTCCAGAAAGAAGCTATAGATAAAGATACCAAAAAGCGTGAACTATCTAAAAACAGGGCGTTTGCGGTTTTTAAATATTTAGTGTCAAAAAAAATAAGCCCTAATAGAATGACACACAAAGGTTACGGTAATACCGTGCCGCTGGGTAAAGGCACAGAATACGATCGCAGGGTAGAACTTGCCATTACAGGGATATAAATAACGATATTTATAATAAGAAAGCCACTCATTAAGTGGCTTTCTTATTTGATACCACAAAAAAACCGCCCTCTCTCGAAGGCGGTTTTTACATTGTATATAACCTGATTAAAGATTATAGAGAAGCTACAAGCTCTCTCCACTCTGTAAGTTCAGGGATACCCGGTTTTCTTTTTCCGAAGAACTGAACGATGATCTCTCCCATTTCGTTGTATACTTCAAGAGCAGTAACCTCGCCATCTGCAGTTGGTTTACGTACAACCCATACCTGAGCGATCTTGTCTGTATCAAGGTGAAGGTTAAAATCAGGATCCATTACATTAAACCACTGGTTGTGCCACATTGTTTTGCGCACCAGGCCTGTGTGAATTTGTATGTTACCCCTGTTACCAACAAATACCATGATAGGTAGTTTTTGCTCTGCAGCACCTTCAAGCATTTTAGCAACAACAGTTTTGTCTAACTGTTTAGCAAGGTGATCGTTTGGAGCAAGGCGAAGTGCCTGTGTTCTTGTAACACCGAATTTTTTAAGCATACCAAAGAAAGCGTGCGTATCAGGTAATGATAACCATGCCTCGTGGAATTCAGCAAGGTTAATTTCGCTGTCCGGTTTTTCATCAATGATAAGTGGCACTTCTGCAACCGTTTCTTCTGTGCTTTGGTTATCAGATTTAAACTGCTCAACAAGAGCGTCAAAAGCAGCTTCGTTACTGTCTTTTGTCAGGTATATTTTGTGGATAGCAAGACCGTCTTTACCGAAAAACTGAAGGCTTTTTCTATCGCCGTGCTCGCTTTTTTCTGCTACTGCAAAAGCTTTATCCCAATGTGTAAGGAACATACGTAAATCGATATCCTCACCAACAAAGATACTTGCAAAAGGAGAACTGAAATCTCCGTTAAGATAAACACCTTTACGCTCATGTACGCACTCTTCGTTACGTGTAAGTGCCATAACTTTATCAAGTTTTACAACTTCAGTCAGTATAGCAGCAAACTCAGGACGGAGGCGTGTTACTGTATCGCCAACGCTTGTTGCAACAAGTTCAGCTTCGCTTACGCCAAGCTGATCTGCAGCATTTCTTATTCTTAAATGTGGGTTTTCTGCTTTAAGCGCTTCCCACTGAGATTTCAGTGAATTTGTTATTGTACTCATATTGTGTATAAATTAAGTTCCAAAAATTATTAACGGGTTGTTATTGACAGGGTTTGCACAAATAGTGCAGGGAAAATTGTAAACCGAGCTAATGGTTTCTTTTGTAAATACCTTTTCGGGTATATCATAGCTTACTATTTTACCCCTTTTAAGCAGCATAACCCTGTCGGCAAATTGGGCTGCAAGATTAAGGTCATGCAGCACCATTACGGCCGTATGCCCTTTTTGGGTAAGTTTTTTAATAGTATTTAATATTCTGTGCTGATGCAGCACATCAAGGTTGTTAAGCGGTTCGTCTAAAAACACAAGGGTGTTTTGTACATCGTTATCCAGTTGGGTAAGCACCCTTGCCAGGTGCACACGTTGCTTTTCTCCGCCCGAAAGCGAATTGTAGTCCCTTTGTGCCAGATGAACAACGTCAGTCTCCTGCATAGCCTTTAAAACCGCTTCTTCAT
This region includes:
- a CDS encoding heme ABC transporter, whose amino-acid sequence is MSTITNSLKSQWEALKAENPHLRIRNAADQLGVSEAELVATSVGDTVTRLRPEFAAILTEVVKLDKVMALTRNEECVHERKGVYLNGDFSSPFASIFVGEDIDLRMFLTHWDKAFAVAEKSEHGDRKSLQFFGKDGLAIHKIYLTKDSNEAAFDALVEQFKSDNQSTEETVAEVPLIIDEKPDSEINLAEFHEAWLSLPDTHAFFGMLKKFGVTRTQALRLAPNDHLAKQLDKTVVAKMLEGAAEQKLPIMVFVGNRGNIQIHTGLVRKTMWHNQWFNVMDPDFNLHLDTDKIAQVWVVRKPTADGEVTALEVYNEMGEIIVQFFGKRKPGIPELTEWRELVASL
- a CDS encoding potassium transporter Kup, with amino-acid sequence MSTNHIQLNKVTLGGLLVTLGIIYGDIGTSPLYVMKAIIGSQPIDQQVVLGALSCIFWTLTLQTTVKYVYLTLKADNKGEGGIFSLYTLVKRLKKKGLIVPAIIGGSALLADGIITPPISVSSAIEGIKTYQPNLDTVPIVIGILFVLFFIQKFGSKFIGKFFGPMMLIWFGMLGVLGFIPLVENIYVLKALNPYYAFHLLTIHHEGFYVLGFVFLCTTGAEALYSDMGHCGRGNIRVSWGFVKAMLVVNYFGQGAFLIANSGKTLIDLSGGDIKNPANPFYLLMPDWFLPFGIAIATSAAVIASQALISGSFTLISEAMRLNFWPKVSVKFPTELKGQLYIPSINWLLFLGCVFIVLHFRESGNMEAAYGLAIVLCMLMTTTLLGYYMVMKRYNKLLILIVISVYFAIEISFLIANISKFHHGGYVSLGIAGLLAIIMAVWFSAKRIRSEYTEFTKIANYKTVLSELSNDMSIPKYATHLVYMTNAQLGDEIESKIIYSILQKRPKRADIYWFVHVNVVDEPYKMDYRVREIMKDDVIRVDFYLGFRVAPRINLMFKQVVRDMVKRSEVDITSRYESLNRNNVIGDFKFVIIEKFLSYDNELPWYERIILDIYFILKKISLSEGRAFGLDSSSVKVEKFPIVIHPPEDFTLNRIEDCPGKDHHQQ
- a CDS encoding heme ABC transporter ATP-binding protein; this encodes MLTAEKISYAHRKFSILEGIDVSVNNGELLVIVGPNGAGKSTLLSVLANEMSATADTIFFKKKTFKQWDDKELAKSKAKFSQNNSHDIPITVSNVVMMGRYPYFNSIPHTTDEEAVLKAMQETDVVHLAQRDYNSLSGGEKQRVHLARVLTQLDNDVQNTLVFLDEPLNNLDVLHQHRILNTIKKLTQKGHTAVMVLHDLNLAAQFADRVMLLKRGKIVSYDIPEKVFTKETISSVYNFPCTICANPVNNNPLIIFGT
- a CDS encoding sulfurtransferase → MEPIIQPEDLLELVKTTDVVIVDAGSSISYGTQHLKGAVYADLNLDLAAVPEDAAKGGRHPLPDPAYFGQVLSRLGITPQSHVVVYDDKNGALAAARFWWMLRAAGHEKVQVLNGGLTAAVKAGFPLSDLVEMPIPVAEYTFADWNLPQAYMDEVETAALGTEHVVIDVREAARYRGETEPIDLIAGHIPGAINLPYAGNLDENGLFIKPEIIGQKYVDELKGVNAANSIIHCGSGVTACHTILAMNYAGLPMPKLYVGSWSEWSRNDKNIASGS